The DNA segment ATTTGGTCGCTCAGCCGGTGGCTATTCGGATGCGCCGGCGCCGTCACGAACTGATGCTACGGTGCCTCAGCCCACGTTCACGCCCACTTACCACACGGTTCATGATCGGGAGACGGGTGAAGTGCGTCGCATTCCGATGTCGGCGTGGCAATCGCACGCTGCGGCCGGTGGTTTTCATAGCCCAATGGTACAAAGTTACGATTCGCGTTCGGACGAAGCCGAAACGCTACGAACGAAGTACTTGCAGACTAAAGATGATGCTCACCGTGATCAAATCAAAGCAGAACTCACCGCACTGATCGAAGCACAATTCGAATCAATGCATATTGATCAAGCAGCTTCGATTCAAAGCATGAAGGAGCGTCTGCAGCGAGTTGAGTCGCTGCACGAAAGACGAATGCAAAATCGTGAGGCCATCGTGCAGCGGCGAATTGAGGATTTGCTAGGGATGCCCGACCATTTGCGATGGACTCCCCCTGTGACGGCCGATTTTCCGCCGCATAGGCAACTCCCTTCGACTAGCCATGCTCCGATATCAGCGTGGGCGAACGACAGCTTTCGACCCTATGCTGATCAACGCAATAACGATCTGCGGACACCGACACCTCAACCACCGACAAGATATG comes from the Rubripirellula reticaptiva genome and includes:
- a CDS encoding HlyD family secretion protein codes for the protein MKSYRKTAFRIATATVFVVPVGWTWLRADDPNQFGRSAGGYSDAPAPSRTDATVPQPTFTPTYHTVHDRETGEVRRIPMSAWQSHAAAGGFHSPMVQSYDSRSDEAETLRTKYLQTKDDAHRDQIKAELTALIEAQFESMHIDQAASIQSMKERLQRVESLHERRMQNREAIVQRRIEDLLGMPDHLRWTPPVTADFPPHRQLPSTSHAPISAWANDSFRPYADQRNNDLRTPTPQPPTRYVAPQPPSNVPWGNPPSPYNQPRPSQPSPVLRSSPPQLVPELPSSPAPAPAPSTVSSDQRVFDVLRDLASRRAKLEATVKQFEQAVELNQKGALPKSELDALQAEVVGLRQQLEVDERELKWIKGEVERDVARLEPLLEGDRSDREKIETEREIDRLMRLLAILKSNGTNSDSD